A genomic region of Capnocytophaga canimorsus contains the following coding sequences:
- a CDS encoding response regulator transcription factor, with the protein MKKKHIKILLADDEPDILEIVGYNLMEEGYQIIKAKNGLEAVKKAEKELPQLIIMDVMMPEMDGIEACERIRKIPELSHTVIAFLTARGEDYSLLAGFEAGADDYITKPIKPKVLVSKVKALLRRFKDESDPAVITSFGELTIDREEYKITLKGEEMVLPRKEFELLALLASRPGKVFKREDILDAVWGSEVVVGGRTIDVHIRKLREKIGDDYFVTIKGVGYKFVH; encoded by the coding sequence ATGAAAAAAAAGCACATTAAAATTCTCTTGGCAGATGATGAGCCCGATATCCTTGAGATTGTGGGCTATAACCTAATGGAAGAGGGTTATCAAATCATTAAGGCAAAAAACGGATTAGAAGCAGTGAAAAAAGCCGAAAAAGAACTGCCTCAATTGATCATTATGGATGTAATGATGCCCGAAATGGATGGTATTGAAGCCTGTGAACGTATCCGTAAAATACCTGAGCTTTCCCATACGGTTATTGCTTTTTTAACGGCTCGGGGTGAAGATTATTCGCTGTTGGCTGGTTTTGAAGCTGGAGCCGATGATTACATTACTAAACCTATAAAACCCAAAGTATTGGTTAGTAAGGTAAAAGCCTTGTTGCGTAGGTTTAAAGACGAAAGTGACCCCGCTGTAATAACCTCTTTTGGGGAATTGACCATCGACCGAGAGGAGTATAAAATCACGCTAAAAGGAGAAGAAATGGTACTTCCACGAAAGGAATTTGAACTATTGGCATTGTTGGCTTCTCGCCCTGGCAAAGTTTTCAAAAGAGAAGATATTTTAGATGCCGTTTGGGGAAGTGAAGTAGTGGTTGGCGGACGAACCATAGATGTGCACATTCGTAAACTTCGAGAAAAGATAGGCGATGATTATTTTGTAACCATCAAAGGGGTGGGGTATAAATTTGTCCACTAA
- the dusB gene encoding tRNA dihydrouridine synthase DusB, producing the protein MAKIGNLDLGEFPLLLAPMEDVSDPPFRRLCKIHGADMLYSEFISSEGLIRNAIKSKQKLDIFDYERPVGIQIFGGDEEAMALSAKIVETVNPDLLDINFGCPVKKVVCKGAGAGVLKDIDLMVRLTKAVVNSTHLPVTVKTRLGWDENSINIDEVAERLQDVGIKALSIHARTRAQLYKGHSDWSHIARIKENPRIHIPIFGNGDIDSPEKALEYRQKYGVDGIMIGRAAIGYPWIFNEIKHFFKTGEKLPSPTISDRVQAARNHLIWSVEWKGERQGVLEMRRHYTNYFKGIPNFKEYRQKIVTLNHVAEILEVMEQVVQEFK; encoded by the coding sequence ATGGCAAAAATAGGCAATCTTGATTTGGGGGAATTTCCGTTATTGTTAGCTCCGATGGAAGATGTAAGCGACCCTCCCTTTCGCAGACTTTGTAAAATTCACGGAGCAGATATGCTATACAGCGAATTTATTTCTTCGGAGGGATTGATACGCAATGCCATTAAGAGTAAACAAAAATTAGATATTTTCGACTACGAACGTCCAGTGGGCATACAAATTTTCGGAGGAGACGAGGAGGCAATGGCGCTTTCAGCAAAAATTGTAGAAACGGTCAATCCAGATTTGTTAGATATCAATTTTGGTTGTCCTGTAAAAAAAGTAGTCTGTAAAGGAGCAGGAGCAGGAGTTTTAAAAGACATTGACTTGATGGTTCGTCTTACCAAAGCAGTGGTAAATAGTACTCATCTTCCCGTAACGGTGAAAACTCGTTTGGGTTGGGATGAAAACTCCATAAATATTGATGAAGTGGCTGAACGTCTGCAAGATGTGGGGATTAAAGCACTTTCTATACACGCGCGTACTCGTGCTCAACTTTACAAAGGACATTCAGACTGGTCGCATATTGCTCGAATTAAGGAAAATCCTCGAATTCACATTCCTATTTTTGGCAATGGAGATATTGATTCTCCTGAAAAAGCTTTGGAATATCGCCAAAAATACGGGGTAGATGGTATTATGATAGGCAGAGCTGCCATAGGCTATCCTTGGATTTTCAACGAAATCAAACATTTTTTTAAAACAGGTGAAAAACTGCCCTCTCCCACAATATCCGATAGGGTTCAAGCAGCACGTAATCACCTGATTTGGTCAGTAGAATGGAAAGGAGAACGTCAAGGCGTTTTAGAAATGCGCCGTCATTACACCAATTATTTTAAAGGAATCCCTAATTTTAAAGAATACCGTCAAAAAATAGTAACACTTAACCACGTCGCTGAAATTTTGGAAGTGATGGAGCAGGTGGTTCAGGAGTTTAAGTAA
- a CDS encoding TIGR01777 family oxidoreductase: protein MEKEIILITGANGMLAKKLEKSLSFNYQVRFLSRSPKRENEYRWDIENEYIDPKSLFGVNHVIHLAGTSIGEKRWTKARKKSILSSRVNSAKLLLKAFIENHLVLKTFISASAVGYYGTKTTSTIYKENDPAGDDFLSQVCQAWEKVAFDFRAITQRVVIFRFGVIIDKQGGMLNKILPLARYRLNPVIGSGKQYLPWIAIDDLTEMIIYGLKTSQLEGIYNAVAPSHVTHREFNHILSEQLNRKNILPDLPAFILRLVLGEMSVLVLEGSRVDSQKIQQKGFRFKYPYLSDALKKELSEK, encoded by the coding sequence ATGGAAAAAGAAATCATACTAATTACTGGAGCTAACGGAATGTTAGCCAAAAAGTTAGAAAAAAGTCTTTCTTTTAACTACCAAGTTCGTTTTTTAAGCCGTTCTCCGAAAAGAGAAAATGAATACCGTTGGGATATTGAAAATGAATATATTGACCCCAAGAGTCTGTTTGGGGTAAACCACGTGATTCATTTGGCAGGGACTTCCATTGGCGAAAAACGATGGACTAAGGCTCGAAAGAAAAGTATATTAAGTAGTAGGGTAAACTCGGCGAAGCTTCTTTTAAAAGCTTTTATAGAAAATCATCTTGTTTTAAAAACCTTCATAAGTGCTTCAGCCGTTGGGTACTATGGAACAAAAACAACATCAACCATATACAAAGAAAATGACCCAGCCGGAGATGACTTTTTAAGTCAAGTTTGTCAAGCTTGGGAAAAAGTAGCTTTTGATTTTAGAGCGATTACTCAACGTGTGGTCATTTTTCGCTTTGGGGTAATTATTGATAAACAAGGCGGTATGCTAAACAAAATATTGCCTCTTGCTCGATACCGATTAAATCCTGTGATTGGTAGTGGGAAGCAATACCTACCTTGGATAGCCATTGATGATTTAACTGAAATGATTATCTATGGTCTGAAAACTTCTCAATTAGAAGGGATTTATAACGCAGTAGCCCCTTCACACGTAACCCATAGAGAGTTTAATCACATCTTGTCTGAGCAATTGAATCGTAAAAATATACTTCCTGATTTACCTGCTTTCATTTTGCGATTGGTTTTAGGCGAAATGTCGGTATTAGTTTTGGAAGGAAGTCGTGTGGATAGTCAAAAGATACAACAAAAAGGGTTTCGTTTTAAGTATCCGTACCTTTCTGATGCCTTAAAAAAAGAGTTATCTGAAAAATAA
- the dapB gene encoding 4-hydroxy-tetrahydrodipicolinate reductase — MKIALLGYGKMGKTIEQIALKRGHEIVLIVDKETQSYDIGQAQVAIEFSTPESAFKNISNALTHQIPTVAGTTGWLKHYPQATALCHQYQTAFLYASNFSIGVNLFFELNKVLAQMMAKLEEYDVSIEEIHHTQKLDAPSGTAITLAEDIIAYGKKIGWQLSESKGDKINISALRIGNTPGTHTVSYKSIIDTIDIKHTAHSREGFALGAVLAAEWILGKRGVFSMKDVLWGNQ, encoded by the coding sequence ATGAAAATAGCCTTACTCGGATACGGAAAAATGGGAAAAACCATTGAACAAATAGCTCTTAAACGAGGGCACGAAATTGTACTTATTGTAGATAAAGAAACTCAAAGCTATGATATTGGTCAGGCACAAGTAGCTATTGAATTTAGCACTCCTGAGAGTGCGTTTAAAAATATTTCCAATGCTTTAACACATCAGATTCCAACAGTGGCAGGAACCACGGGTTGGTTAAAGCATTATCCCCAAGCTACTGCGTTGTGCCATCAATATCAAACGGCTTTTCTGTATGCATCGAACTTTAGCATTGGGGTTAACCTTTTTTTTGAGCTAAATAAGGTGTTGGCACAAATGATGGCAAAATTAGAAGAATATGATGTTTCCATTGAAGAAATTCATCATACTCAGAAGTTAGATGCTCCCAGCGGTACAGCTATTACTTTAGCAGAAGATATTATAGCTTATGGTAAAAAAATAGGGTGGCAATTAAGTGAAAGTAAAGGGGATAAAATCAATATTTCAGCACTGCGCATCGGAAACACTCCTGGTACACATACTGTAAGCTATAAAAGCATCATTGACACTATTGATATAAAGCATACAGCGCATTCACGTGAGGGATTTGCCCTTGGTGCGGTATTGGCTGCTGAATGGATTTTGGGTAAAAGAGGTGTTTTTTCAATGAAAGACGTGCTTTGGGGCAATCAATAA
- a CDS encoding DUF5683 domain-containing protein, whose translation MIKYFVFIIGFLCLQTSLAQNKKVADSLQVKVTDVQKQITWNTDPLSPARAAFYSAIFPGLGQIYNKSYWKVPLVYGALGTTVYFYMRNSKEFDRYQTAYKRRVAGFTDDEFFGDRGDGQPRLSTDGLRRAQQFYRRNKELSLLFLVGFYALNIVDANVDAHLKQFNVDENITLEPFLSTDDITSGVQYGLSLQIRF comes from the coding sequence ATGATTAAGTATTTTGTTTTCATAATAGGTTTCCTATGTCTGCAAACTTCTCTGGCTCAAAATAAAAAAGTAGCTGATAGTTTGCAGGTAAAGGTTACCGATGTGCAAAAACAAATCACTTGGAATACCGACCCACTGTCTCCAGCACGAGCTGCCTTTTACTCGGCTATTTTTCCTGGGCTGGGGCAAATCTATAACAAAAGTTATTGGAAAGTACCTTTGGTGTACGGAGCCCTTGGTACTACCGTCTATTTCTATATGAGAAATAGTAAAGAGTTTGATCGTTATCAAACGGCTTACAAAAGAAGAGTAGCAGGCTTTACCGATGATGAATTTTTTGGTGATCGAGGTGATGGACAACCTCGTCTAAGCACCGATGGCTTACGCCGTGCTCAGCAATTTTATCGTCGTAACAAAGAACTTTCCTTATTGTTTTTAGTAGGCTTCTATGCGCTTAATATTGTAGATGCTAATGTTGATGCGCATTTGAAGCAATTCAATGTTGATGAAAACATCACTTTGGAACCTTTTCTAAGCACCGATGATATCACTTCGGGTGTGCAGTATGGGCTCAGTTTGCAAATCCGCTTCTAA
- a CDS encoding ParB/RepB/Spo0J family partition protein, producing the protein MAKAIKRQGLGRGLSALLKDPENDIKTATDKNADKVVGHIVELELSTIEVNPFQPRTSFNEEALQELASSIKELGVIQPITVRKIDFNKYQLVSGERRFRASKLLGLETIPAYIRIANDQESLEMALVENIQRQDLDPIEIALSYQRLIDEVKLTQEQMSERVGKKRSTITNYLRLLKLSPIIQTGIRDGFITMGHGRAIINIENPDQQADIYHKIISDNLSVRDTEELVRKLQNPQIEVPKSRVVSNTPAYVQEAVESLNQFLGTKVTIKLSKNGKGSLVIPFSSEDDFNRIQQLFKKND; encoded by the coding sequence ATGGCAAAAGCAATAAAAAGACAAGGATTGGGGAGAGGACTATCTGCACTACTGAAAGACCCCGAAAACGACATAAAAACAGCAACCGATAAAAACGCCGATAAAGTAGTTGGACATATTGTGGAGTTGGAACTAAGTACTATTGAAGTCAACCCGTTTCAACCCCGAACCAGTTTCAATGAAGAGGCCTTACAAGAGTTAGCCTCGTCCATTAAAGAATTGGGAGTAATACAGCCCATTACGGTGCGTAAAATTGATTTTAATAAATATCAATTGGTTTCGGGTGAACGTCGTTTTCGTGCCTCAAAGTTGTTGGGGTTAGAAACCATTCCAGCTTACATTCGCATTGCTAACGACCAAGAATCTCTTGAAATGGCGTTGGTGGAAAATATCCAACGACAAGATTTGGATCCTATTGAAATTGCGCTTTCTTATCAACGCCTCATTGATGAGGTTAAGCTCACCCAAGAGCAAATGAGTGAACGTGTTGGGAAAAAACGCTCTACCATTACCAATTACTTACGTCTTTTGAAACTTAGCCCGATTATACAAACCGGAATTCGCGACGGTTTTATCACTATGGGGCACGGACGAGCCATTATCAATATTGAAAACCCTGACCAACAAGCGGATATCTATCATAAAATCATCAGCGATAACCTATCGGTTCGTGATACCGAAGAGTTGGTGCGAAAATTACAAAATCCGCAAATAGAAGTGCCCAAATCACGTGTGGTTAGCAACACTCCAGCTTATGTTCAAGAAGCAGTTGAAAGCTTGAACCAATTTTTAGGTACAAAGGTTACTATCAAATTGAGCAAAAATGGCAAGGGTTCGTTGGTAATTCCTTTCTCTTCGGAGGATGATTTTAACCGCATTCAACAATTATTTAAGAAAAATGATTAA
- a CDS encoding ParA family protein, giving the protein MGKIIAVANQKGGVGKTTTSVNLAASLGVLEKKVLLIDADPQANATSGLGIDIESVEHGTYELLEHAMDIRDMIIKTDSPNLDLIAAHIDLVAIEIELVDKEEREYMLKKALASVKEEYDYILIDCAPSLGLITLNALTAADSVIVPIQCEYFALEGLGKLLNTIKSVQKVHNPNLDIEGLLLTMYDARLRLSNQVVEEVQKHFSDMVFKTIIQRNVRLSEAPSFGETIINYDATSKGATNYINLAQEILEKNKV; this is encoded by the coding sequence ATGGGCAAAATTATTGCAGTTGCAAATCAAAAAGGAGGCGTTGGCAAAACGACCACATCGGTAAATTTGGCGGCATCTCTAGGAGTTTTGGAAAAAAAAGTATTACTGATTGATGCTGACCCACAGGCAAATGCTACTTCGGGGTTAGGGATTGATATTGAGTCCGTAGAACACGGTACTTATGAGCTATTGGAGCACGCTATGGATATTCGTGATATGATTATTAAAACGGATTCGCCTAACCTTGATTTGATAGCTGCTCACATTGACTTGGTCGCTATTGAAATTGAATTGGTAGACAAGGAAGAGCGCGAGTATATGCTCAAAAAAGCTTTGGCTTCGGTAAAAGAAGAGTATGATTATATTCTGATTGACTGCGCACCTTCACTTGGGCTTATCACATTAAACGCTTTAACAGCAGCCGATTCAGTAATCGTTCCGATTCAATGTGAATACTTCGCTTTGGAAGGATTGGGTAAATTGCTCAATACCATTAAGAGTGTTCAAAAAGTACACAACCCGAATTTGGATATTGAAGGGCTATTACTTACAATGTATGATGCTCGTTTGCGTCTTTCTAACCAAGTAGTAGAGGAGGTGCAAAAGCATTTTAGTGATATGGTATTTAAAACGATTATTCAACGTAACGTGAGGCTAAGTGAAGCTCCAAGTTTCGGAGAAACCATTATCAATTATGATGCTACTAGCAAAGGAGCTACCAATTACATCAATTTGGCTCAAGAAATCTTAGAAAAAAACAAAGTTTAA
- a CDS encoding SDR family oxidoreductase gives MIPSAGMLQKETLKGKTIVVTAGGDGLGLSMSRYFLKLGASVVITSRNFKKLYIVAAQLTKETDGHCLPLACDIRDYHQVEVMLKKSIEKLGKVDVLVNNAATNIFFPTEKLCFSTFDNIIDTTLKGSKNCTLAFGKHWINSKQTNASVLNMISTYALTGSAYVTASAMAKAGVLAMTRSLAVEWAKYGIRSNAIALGAFSSEDALRQFIPKELSEKFDATEKIPLRRMATHQELCDLTAFMISDYASFLNGEVITIDGGAWLQGAGQFNAMENIPPQIWERLGDSSSENKV, from the coding sequence ATGATACCCTCAGCAGGAATGCTCCAAAAAGAAACCTTGAAAGGCAAAACCATTGTGGTTACCGCCGGTGGTGACGGATTGGGGTTGTCTATGAGTCGTTATTTTCTCAAATTGGGTGCCTCGGTGGTTATCACTTCTCGTAATTTCAAGAAATTGTACATTGTTGCGGCTCAGCTTACTAAAGAGACCGATGGTCACTGTTTACCCTTGGCTTGTGATATTCGTGATTACCACCAAGTGGAAGTGATGCTCAAAAAAAGCATCGAAAAATTAGGGAAAGTAGATGTTTTGGTTAATAATGCCGCAACAAATATCTTTTTCCCTACCGAAAAGCTGTGTTTTTCTACTTTTGATAATATTATCGATACCACTTTGAAAGGAAGTAAAAACTGTACATTGGCTTTTGGTAAACATTGGATAAATAGCAAACAAACGAATGCTTCGGTGCTCAATATGATAAGTACTTATGCCTTAACTGGTTCAGCCTATGTCACTGCCAGTGCTATGGCAAAAGCAGGAGTTTTGGCAATGACACGTAGTTTAGCCGTAGAATGGGCGAAATATGGCATACGCTCCAACGCCATTGCACTTGGGGCTTTTTCTTCAGAAGATGCTTTGAGGCAGTTTATACCGAAAGAGTTAAGTGAAAAGTTTGATGCTACGGAAAAAATTCCGCTTAGGCGTATGGCTACACATCAGGAATTATGTGACTTGACAGCTTTTATGATTTCGGATTATGCCTCTTTTTTAAACGGAGAAGTTATCACTATCGATGGTGGAGCGTGGCTTCAAGGTGCTGGGCAATTCAATGCTATGGAAAATATTCCCCCTCAAATTTGGGAGCGATTGGGTGACAGTTCTTCTGAAAATAAAGTGTAA
- a CDS encoding YbaB/EbfC family nucleoid-associated protein, with product MFGDIMGMMGKLKETQQKIEDTKKRLNHVFVDETTTDGSIKVSISANREIKSIEIAPELLSDKEQLEDYLILTLNKAIAKATQINEQELAAVAKEGMPNIPRLNL from the coding sequence ATGTTTGGAGATATTATGGGAATGATGGGGAAACTTAAAGAAACCCAGCAAAAAATAGAAGATACTAAAAAGCGATTGAACCACGTATTTGTTGATGAAACCACCACCGATGGAAGTATTAAGGTTTCTATATCAGCAAATCGAGAGATAAAATCAATTGAAATTGCCCCAGAATTACTTTCTGATAAAGAGCAATTAGAAGATTATTTGATACTTACGCTTAATAAAGCCATTGCCAAAGCTACACAAATCAACGAACAAGAGTTAGCAGCTGTAGCTAAGGAAGGAATGCCTAACATACCTAGATTAAACCTGTAA
- the lpxK gene encoding tetraacyldisaccharide 4'-kinase, whose protein sequence is MVRIIRYLLLPFAVLYGILVRTRHFLYDSGWLVSKTFETPTICVGNLSVGGTGKTPMIEYLIRFLKNDFTIGVLSRGYKRKTKGFVLANEKTTVADVGDEPLQFWTKYPEIILAVDANRSQGITALEALPNAPEVILLDDAFQHRKVKATCNVLLTAYPDLFTDDWLLPTGNLRDVASRAALADVIVVTKCPNVLPEEQQQTLTRKLRKRDGQPVFFAKINYAKSVLSQTEVITLESFLQKSFVLVTGIAKAQPLVDFLKSQKGNFKHIAFPDHHNFTTEELRKLSQHSRILTTEKDYMRLKEHLPELFYLPIEMGFLNMKQQNEFERIIRSKIRKKD, encoded by the coding sequence ATGGTAAGAATTATTCGATACTTGCTACTGCCTTTCGCCGTTTTGTACGGAATTTTAGTACGTACGCGTCATTTTTTATATGACAGCGGTTGGTTGGTTTCTAAAACCTTTGAAACCCCTACAATATGCGTAGGCAATTTAAGCGTAGGCGGAACGGGAAAAACCCCAATGATTGAATATCTGATTCGTTTTTTGAAGAATGATTTTACCATTGGAGTGCTTAGTCGTGGGTACAAGCGCAAGACCAAAGGATTTGTACTTGCTAATGAAAAGACAACCGTTGCCGATGTAGGCGATGAACCTCTTCAGTTTTGGACCAAATATCCTGAAATTATTCTAGCCGTAGATGCCAATCGTAGTCAAGGTATTACAGCATTAGAAGCCTTACCCAATGCCCCTGAAGTAATTTTACTTGACGACGCCTTCCAACACCGAAAAGTAAAAGCAACTTGTAATGTACTACTAACCGCTTATCCCGATTTATTTACCGATGATTGGCTACTACCCACAGGAAATCTGCGCGATGTAGCCTCTCGAGCTGCCTTAGCTGATGTTATCGTAGTTACCAAATGCCCCAATGTTTTGCCAGAGGAACAACAGCAAACCCTTACCCGTAAACTTCGCAAACGAGATGGTCAACCTGTGTTTTTTGCTAAAATAAATTACGCAAAATCCGTTTTATCTCAAACAGAAGTCATTACGCTAGAGTCATTTTTACAAAAATCTTTTGTATTAGTTACAGGCATTGCCAAAGCCCAACCTTTAGTTGATTTTTTAAAATCACAAAAAGGGAATTTTAAGCATATTGCATTTCCCGACCATCATAATTTCACAACGGAAGAGTTACGTAAATTAAGCCAACATTCTCGAATTTTAACCACCGAAAAGGATTATATGCGATTGAAAGAGCATTTGCCTGAACTCTTTTATCTTCCTATAGAAATGGGTTTTCTAAATATGAAACAGCAAAATGAGTTTGAGCGTATTATCCGTTCAAAAATTAGAAAAAAAGATTAA
- a CDS encoding S9 family peptidase: protein MKKYIFFLFFTALQIAFAQERKLTIPESVIGFTSEGSLYPKTFYNLQRVEGTDHFAYRSNDGIIFISAETGKEVKRVGNELQGVYHLTHIPWINYIDANRMVFEIDHSFKIYDYNTNKPLVSITLPKEATHKDFNEKQNRVAYTIDNNLYIADERSEKIVVTQHTNANIVAGQAIHRSEFGIKKGTFWSPKGNLLAFYQKDETHVTDYPLVDITSVPASSKLIKYPMAGQKSERASVGIYNIDTQKLVYLDIDTSDEHYLTNLSWTPDEKYVLIAEINREQNQYWLNRYDVATGKKVNTLFEEKNDKWVEPEHQAVFLPNSNTEFLWMSERNGFMNLYHYNLNGKLIKQITNFKWVVDEILGFDATSKHVFISGTGNDARQNHTFKINIKNPKKITALTTVPGTHKTHLSWNGKYLLDTYSSVTIPQVIEIIQTETQQKKTILKSENPLEKYAVGTTELIELKANDGTPLYAKMHKPKDFDPSKIYPVLVYVYGGPHAQLVTNSWLAGSYLWMPVFAHNQKYIVFTLDNRGSANRGFAFESGIHRQLGELEMEDQLTGINYLKTLPYVDSGQIAVHGWSFGGFMASSLMLRHPGVFSTAVAGGAVTDWTFYEVMYGERYMDTPQSNPNGYEKSRISNYVNNLKGKILFIHGSVDDVVVPQHVLTLMRTSVSQKQFFDFFLYPMHAHNVSGYDHVNLVQRILDYIVEHNVNKKYWK from the coding sequence ATGAAAAAATATATTTTCTTTTTGTTTTTCACGGCTTTACAAATAGCTTTTGCTCAGGAAAGAAAACTAACCATTCCAGAGAGTGTAATCGGATTTACCTCTGAAGGTAGTTTGTACCCTAAAACCTTTTACAATCTGCAAAGGGTGGAGGGCACCGACCATTTCGCGTACCGTTCCAATGACGGAATCATTTTCATTTCAGCAGAAACGGGAAAGGAAGTCAAGCGAGTTGGCAATGAGCTTCAAGGAGTATATCATTTAACACATATCCCTTGGATAAATTACATTGATGCCAATCGTATGGTTTTTGAAATAGACCATTCCTTTAAAATCTATGACTACAACACAAATAAGCCCTTAGTTTCCATAACTTTACCCAAAGAAGCAACCCATAAGGATTTTAACGAGAAGCAAAATAGAGTTGCTTATACCATAGACAATAATTTGTATATTGCTGATGAGCGTTCCGAAAAAATTGTAGTTACACAGCATACCAATGCTAATATTGTTGCAGGACAAGCCATACATCGTAGTGAATTCGGAATCAAGAAAGGAACTTTCTGGAGCCCAAAAGGCAATCTATTAGCGTTTTACCAAAAAGATGAAACTCACGTTACCGATTATCCGCTAGTGGATATTACTTCCGTTCCTGCAAGTTCCAAACTCATAAAATACCCAATGGCTGGTCAGAAAAGCGAACGTGCCTCTGTAGGAATTTATAATATTGATACTCAGAAGTTGGTTTATTTAGATATTGACACTTCGGATGAGCATTATTTAACGAACCTTTCGTGGACACCCGATGAAAAATATGTACTAATTGCTGAAATAAATCGTGAACAAAATCAGTATTGGCTTAACCGATATGACGTTGCTACTGGAAAGAAAGTCAATACTTTATTTGAAGAAAAAAACGACAAATGGGTAGAGCCAGAACACCAAGCCGTTTTTTTACCCAATTCCAACACGGAATTTCTTTGGATGAGTGAGCGTAACGGCTTTATGAATTTGTATCATTATAATTTAAACGGAAAACTTATAAAGCAAATAACTAATTTCAAATGGGTAGTTGATGAAATTCTAGGCTTTGACGCTACAAGTAAGCACGTTTTTATCTCGGGTACTGGTAATGATGCTCGGCAAAATCATACTTTTAAAATCAATATTAAGAATCCAAAAAAAATAACGGCTTTAACCACCGTACCTGGAACACACAAAACACATTTGAGCTGGAATGGAAAATATCTTTTGGATACATATAGTAGTGTAACCATTCCGCAAGTCATTGAAATCATTCAAACAGAAACACAACAGAAGAAAACAATATTAAAATCGGAAAATCCGTTAGAAAAATACGCTGTTGGAACTACCGAATTGATAGAATTGAAAGCCAACGACGGCACTCCTTTATACGCAAAAATGCACAAACCCAAAGACTTTGATCCCTCTAAAATATATCCCGTACTGGTTTATGTTTATGGGGGACCACACGCACAATTAGTAACTAATTCGTGGTTGGCAGGTTCTTATTTGTGGATGCCTGTTTTTGCTCATAACCAGAAGTATATCGTCTTTACCTTAGACAATCGCGGAAGTGCCAACCGAGGTTTTGCCTTCGAGAGTGGAATTCATCGACAATTAGGCGAATTGGAAATGGAAGACCAATTAACAGGAATAAATTACCTCAAAACATTGCCCTATGTAGATTCTGGGCAAATAGCAGTACACGGTTGGAGTTTTGGTGGTTTTATGGCTTCGAGCCTAATGCTAAGACATCCGGGGGTGTTTAGCACAGCAGTTGCAGGAGGCGCTGTTACTGATTGGACATTTTACGAGGTAATGTATGGCGAACGTTATATGGATACCCCACAAAGTAACCCCAATGGATATGAAAAAAGTCGTATTTCCAATTATGTGAATAATCTGAAAGGAAAAATTCTTTTTATTCACGGTAGTGTGGACGATGTGGTAGTTCCGCAACACGTTTTAACTTTGATGAGAACATCAGTAAGTCAAAAGCAATTTTTTGATTTCTTTTTATATCCAATGCACGCTCATAATGTTTCAGGTTACGACCACGTGAATTTGGTGCAACGTATTTTAGATTATATAGTAGAACATAATGTAAATAAGAAATACTGGAAGTAA
- a CDS encoding regulatory protein RecX, whose protein sequence is MQGVKTYTIEEAKRKLEAFCAYQERYHKEVVAKLRQMRMIPLAIDTIVVHLIENGFLNEERFAKSFARGKFRYKNWGKNRIKQELRFREISTYNIKIALQEIDYDEYVATFHKLAEKKYAEISEKNKLKAKKKLTDYLLYRGWESNWVYEKVSELFD, encoded by the coding sequence TTGCAAGGCGTAAAAACATATACAATTGAAGAGGCTAAACGCAAACTTGAAGCCTTTTGTGCCTATCAAGAACGCTACCATAAAGAGGTGGTTGCCAAGCTTCGACAAATGCGTATGATTCCATTGGCTATTGATACCATAGTTGTGCATTTGATAGAAAACGGATTTTTAAACGAGGAACGTTTCGCTAAAAGTTTTGCACGGGGCAAATTCCGATATAAAAACTGGGGAAAGAATCGTATTAAACAAGAGTTACGTTTTCGCGAAATTTCTACTTACAACATCAAAATAGCTTTACAAGAAATTGATTATGATGAATATGTAGCTACTTTCCACAAATTGGCAGAAAAAAAATATGCTGAAATTTCTGAAAAAAACAAACTTAAAGCTAAGAAAAAGCTAACGGATTATTTATTGTACCGAGGATGGGAATCCAACTGGGTGTACGAGAAAGTTAGCGAACTTTTTGACTGA